One genomic segment of Mycolicibacterium neworleansense includes these proteins:
- a CDS encoding protein kinase domain-containing protein yields MSPRVGVTLSGRYRLQRLIATGGMGQVWEAVDSRLGRRVAVKVLKAEFSEDAEFVERFRAEARTVAMLNHPGIASVYDYGETELDGEGRTAYLVMELINGEPLNSVLKRTGRLSLRHALDMLEQTGRALQVAHTAGLVHRDVKPGNILITPTGQVKLTDFGIAKAVDAAPVTQTGMVMGTAQYIAPEQALGHDATAASDVYSLGVVGYESVSGKRPFTGEGALTVAMKHIKETPPPLPADLPPNVRELIEITLVKNPGMRYKSGGPFADAVAAVRSGRRPPRPNQAPTLGRAAPAAVPSAAQARAAADLSGRTPVTATRARPVTAAHRPAQPARRTFSSGQRALLWAAGVLGALAIVIAILIVLNAQDRKDQQQSPPPTVTDTVTETTPYQTPAALPDLAFHVIVPADTGADAQAVPKAPEQILR; encoded by the coding sequence ATGAGTCCCCGGGTTGGAGTCACGCTGTCCGGGCGGTACCGGCTGCAGCGACTGATCGCCACGGGCGGCATGGGTCAGGTCTGGGAGGCCGTCGACTCACGGCTCGGCCGGCGTGTCGCGGTCAAGGTACTCAAGGCCGAGTTCTCCGAGGATGCGGAGTTCGTCGAGCGGTTCCGGGCCGAGGCCCGCACCGTCGCGATGCTCAACCACCCGGGCATCGCCAGCGTGTACGACTATGGCGAGACCGAGCTGGACGGTGAGGGCCGCACGGCGTATCTGGTGATGGAGTTGATCAACGGCGAGCCGTTGAACTCTGTGCTCAAGCGCACCGGCCGGTTGTCGCTGCGCCACGCCCTGGACATGCTCGAGCAGACCGGGCGGGCCCTGCAGGTGGCCCACACCGCCGGTCTGGTCCACCGCGACGTCAAGCCCGGCAACATCCTGATCACGCCCACGGGCCAGGTGAAGCTGACCGACTTCGGTATCGCCAAGGCCGTCGACGCCGCCCCGGTCACCCAGACCGGCATGGTGATGGGCACCGCCCAGTACATCGCACCCGAGCAGGCCCTTGGTCATGACGCCACCGCCGCCAGCGACGTGTACTCGCTGGGAGTCGTTGGGTACGAGTCTGTTTCGGGCAAGCGTCCGTTCACCGGCGAGGGTGCGCTGACGGTGGCGATGAAGCACATCAAGGAGACGCCGCCGCCGCTGCCCGCGGATCTGCCGCCCAATGTCCGCGAGCTGATCGAGATCACCCTGGTGAAGAACCCGGGGATGCGCTACAAGTCCGGCGGCCCGTTCGCCGACGCGGTGGCCGCGGTGCGCTCCGGCCGTCGTCCCCCGCGTCCCAACCAGGCTCCGACACTGGGCCGGGCCGCTCCGGCCGCGGTGCCGTCGGCCGCACAGGCCCGCGCCGCGGCGGATCTGTCCGGCCGCACACCGGTGACCGCCACCCGGGCCCGGCCGGTCACGGCCGCCCACCGGCCCGCGCAGCCCGCGCGGCGCACGTTCTCGTCGGGCCAGCGAGCCCTGCTGTGGGCCGCCGGCGTGCTCGGTGCGCTGGCGATCGTGATCGCCATCCTGATCGTTCTCAACGCGCAGGATCGCAAGGACCAGCAGCAGTCACCACCGCCCACCGTCACCGATACGGTGACCGAGACGACGCCCTACCAGACCCCGGCAGCGTTGCCGGACCTGGCATTCCACGTGATCGTGCCGGCAGACACCGGGGCTGACGCCCAGGCTGTCCCCAAGGCACCGGAACAGATACTGCGATGA